A portion of the Cryptomeria japonica chromosome 5, Sugi_1.0, whole genome shotgun sequence genome contains these proteins:
- the LOC131043956 gene encoding putative UPF0481 protein At3g02645, which produces MERYKVGAARRYQKRIAAQKFEVVVELLRKYEWQIRSCYHKYLDFNEEALALLMALDAAFVLECLRFYAKQADKTSQEVSSEVKQLGNVLDPSGRSAAHNAIMKDLMMLENQIPLFVLRKLLEMQLLSEAGAEERLCNMVTLACKELSPFMFKMPETSKLQIKDRGHILEVLYYLLVPVPPKVDSFRSAVEMEEQPLPDMTNFQKAFNLLWKALSALNVRPIQRIFQARKQFLSIYFQHFPYFLKESSTLWLLFNVSCSC; this is translated from the coding sequence ATGGAGAGGTACAAAGTGGGCGCCGCGCGAAGATACCAGAAAAGAATCGCCGCTCAAAAATTTGAAGTCGTAGTGGAATTGTTGCGGAAGTACGAGTGGCAAATCCGAAGCTGTTATCACAAATACCTGGACTTCAATGAGGAAGCCCTGGCTTTGCTAATGGCGTTGGACGCCGCCTTTGTTCTCGAGTGCTTGCGATTCTATGCAAAGCAGGCGGACAAAACAAGCCAGGAAGTGTCCTCGGAAGTAAAGCAGCTGGGAAACGTTCTCGATCCTTCTGGAAGAAGCGCGGCTCACAATGCTATTATGAAAGATCTAATGATGCTCGAGAATCAGATACCTTTGTTTGTCTTACGAAAGCTTTTGGAAATGCAGCTGCTTTCTGAGGCAGGGGCGGAGGAGAGGCTCTGCAATATGGTGACACTTGCGTGCAAAGAATTGTCGCCTTTCATGTTCAAAATGCCGGAGACTTCAAAGCTCCAGATAAAAGATCGGGGACACATACTAGAAGTGCTCTATTACTTGCTTGTCCCCGTGCCCCCCAAAGTTGATTCTTTTCGCAGTGCCGTTGAAATGGAAGAGCAGCCGCTGCCGGATATGACTAATTTCCAGAAAGCTTTTAATTTGCTATGGAAGGCGCTCTCTGCACTCAATGTCCGCCCCATTCAACGGATATTTCAGGCAAGGAAGCAATTTTTGAGTATTTATTTTCAACATTTCCCTTATTTTCTTAAAGAATCAAGTACTCTGTGGCTGCTCTTCAATGTTTCCTGTTCCTGTTAA